One stretch of Danio rerio strain Tuebingen ecotype United States chromosome 6, GRCz12tu, whole genome shotgun sequence DNA includes these proteins:
- the ptger3 gene encoding prostaglandin E2 receptor EP3 subtype isoform X2, with amino-acid sequence MNTLPEKGWHQNDSPGRSAGCGSVSVFFPITMMVTGMVGNSLAMLLVYSAYRKKENKRKRSFLLCIGSLALTDLFGQLLTSPIVISVYRADMKWDRVDPSKTLCAFFGVCMTTFGLCPLFLASAMAIERALAIIAPHWYSHYMKTSVTKQVLVIIWCLVLLFALLPIAGVGEYTLQWPGTWCFINTGDKDVTGNTFFATTFAALGIFSLLVTLSCNVVTIRALVTRCKTKSSSTQSSKQWERLTTETVIQLMGIMCVLLTCWSPLLVLMLKMILTHTSSHHCYSAGSLSPQELQKDCNFFLTAIRLASLNQILDPWVYLLLREILLRKFCQVASAVSKCSLDVQKQTQCPLDVQNKKAIQNDDVHKQSLNVENSILNVGCEEQ; translated from the exons ATGAACACGCTCCCTGAAAAAGGATGGCATCAAAAT GACAGCCCGGGCAGGAGCGCCGGCTGCGGGTCGGTGTCCGTGTTTTTCCCCATCACTATGATGGTCACTGGAATGGTGGGAAACTCTCTGGCGATGCTGCTTGTTTATAGTGCATacagaaaaaaagagaacaaaaggAAGAGATCATTTCTGCTTTGCATCGGTTCATTGGCGTTAACTGACCTTTTCGGACAGCTGCTTACAAGTCCGATAGTCATCTCGGTGTACAGGGCAGATATGAAATGGGACCGCGTGGACCCGTCCAAAACTCTCTGCGCCTTCTTTGGGGTTTGCATGACCACTTTTGGCTTGTGTCCTCTCTTTTTAGCCAGCGCAATGGCTATTGAGAGGGCCTTGGCCATTATTGCGCCTCACTGGTACTCGCATTACATGAAAACCAGTGTGACCAAGCAGGTCCTGGTCATCATTTGGTGTCTGGTTTTGCTCTTTGCCTTGTTGCCCATTGCTGGTGTTGGGGAGTACACGTTGCAGTGGCCAGGCACTTGGTGCTTCATAAATACTGGTGACAAGGACGTAACGGGAAATACGTTTTTTGCCACAACCTTTGCAGCACTGGGGATATTTTCACTGCTGGTCACCTTGTCATGTAATGTGGTGACCATTCGTGCACTGGTTACAAGGTGCAAAACCAAGTCAAGCTCGACCCAGTCATCAAAGCAGTGGGAGAGGTTGACAACAGAGACTGTTATTCAGTTGATGGGCATTATGTGTGTGCTGTTGACATGCTGGTCACCTCTACTG GTCCTTATGTTAAAGATGATCTTGACTCACACATCCTCTCACCATTGCTATTCTGCTGGATCTCTGTCACCCCAGGAATTGCAGAAGGACTGTAATTTCTTTCTGACAGCCATACGGCTGGCCTCACTCAATCAGATTCTGGATCCATGGGTTTACCTGCTCCTAAGAGAGATTCTCCTGAGGAAGTTCTGCCAGGTGGCCAGCGCAGTTTCCAAGTGCTCACTGGACGTGCAGAAACAAACTCAGTGTCCTCTGGATGTCCAAAATAAAAAGGCCATTCAGAACGATGATGTTCACAAACAATCCCTGAACGTGGAAAACAGTATCTTGAACGTGGGATGTGAAGAACAGTGA
- the zranb2 gene encoding zinc finger Ran-binding domain-containing protein 2: protein MSGKSFRVSDGDWICPDKKCGNVNFARRTSCNRCGREKTTEAKMMKAGGTEIGKTLAEKSRGLFSANDWQCKTCGNVNWARRSECNMCNTPKYAKLEERTGYGGGFNERENLVYNEREESDGEYDEFGRIKKKFRGKTKKDSDKKEEPKKVDQDDEEEDDDDEDGDLSKYKLDDDDEDDDDDDDDEDDADLSKYDLDDGDEKKGSHSGSSRSSSRSSSSSSRSRSRSRSRSSSSSRSRSRSRSKSRSSSRSGKGSASSKKRSRSPSSSPEGGQKRSRSRSSSGGRKKRRARSHSSERRRGSSGSSHSGSSSKQN, encoded by the exons ATGTCGGGGAAGAGTTTTCGCGTTAGCGACGGAGACTGGATTTGTCCTGATAAAAA GTGTGGAAATGTCAACTTTGCAAGAAGAACGAGTTGTAATCGATGTGGAAGGG AGAAGACGACTGAAGCAAAGATGATGAAAGCAGGGGGGACAGAAATAGGAAAGACCCTGGCAGAGAAGAGCAGGGGTCTCTTCAGTGCAAACGACTGGCAGTGCAAAAC TTGTGGCAATGTAAACTGGGCCAGAAGGTCAGAGTGCAACATGTGTAACACTCCTAAATATGCCAAACTGGAGGAAAGGACAG GATACGGCGGAGGGTTTAACGAAAGAGAAAATTTAGTCTACAATGAGCGAGAGGAGTCTGATGGTGAATATGAtgag TTTGGGCGCATAAAAAAGAAGTTTCGTGGGAAAACCAAGAAGGATAGTGATAAAAAGGAGGAACCAAAAAAAGTTGATCAAGACGATGAGGAAGAGGATGACGATGATGAAGATGGAGATCTTTCCAAATACAAACTTGAT gATGACGACgaggacgatgatgatgatgatgatgatgaagatgatgcagATTTGTCCAAGTATGATTTGGATGACGGTGACGAGAAGAAAGGGAGTCATTCGGGATCCTCACGCTCCTCTTCACGCTCGTCCAGTTCAAGTTCCCGGTCTAGGTCCAG ATCCCGCTCCAGAAGCTCATCCAGCTCCAGATCTCGCTCTCGATCCAGGTCCAAATCCAG ATCCAGCTCCAGATCAGGAAAGGGTTCTGCATCCTCAAAGAAGAGGTCTCGCTCTCCATCGTCATCACCTGAAGGAGGCCAGAAGAGGAGTCGTTCCAGATCCTCCTCTGGTGGCCGCAAAAAAAGACGTGCACGATCTCACTCGTCTGAAAG GCGCAGAGGCTCATCTGGATCATCTCACTCTGGCTCAAGCTCAAAACAGAATTGA
- the ptger3 gene encoding prostaglandin E2 receptor EP3 subtype isoform X1 — protein MASKCKSSTVLLQNLTAGIMPDSNISKSSQDSPGRSAGCGSVSVFFPITMMVTGMVGNSLAMLLVYSAYRKKENKRKRSFLLCIGSLALTDLFGQLLTSPIVISVYRADMKWDRVDPSKTLCAFFGVCMTTFGLCPLFLASAMAIERALAIIAPHWYSHYMKTSVTKQVLVIIWCLVLLFALLPIAGVGEYTLQWPGTWCFINTGDKDVTGNTFFATTFAALGIFSLLVTLSCNVVTIRALVTRCKTKSSSTQSSKQWERLTTETVIQLMGIMCVLLTCWSPLLVLMLKMILTHTSSHHCYSAGSLSPQELQKDCNFFLTAIRLASLNQILDPWVYLLLREILLRKFCQVASAVSKCSLDVQKQTQCPLDVQNKKAIQNDDVHKQSLNVENSILNVGCEEQ, from the exons ATGGCATCAAAATGTAAGTCTTCAACTGTCTTGCTACAAAACCTGACTGCTGGAATCATGCCGGACTCGAACATTTCCAAATCTTCACAGGACAGCCCGGGCAGGAGCGCCGGCTGCGGGTCGGTGTCCGTGTTTTTCCCCATCACTATGATGGTCACTGGAATGGTGGGAAACTCTCTGGCGATGCTGCTTGTTTATAGTGCATacagaaaaaaagagaacaaaaggAAGAGATCATTTCTGCTTTGCATCGGTTCATTGGCGTTAACTGACCTTTTCGGACAGCTGCTTACAAGTCCGATAGTCATCTCGGTGTACAGGGCAGATATGAAATGGGACCGCGTGGACCCGTCCAAAACTCTCTGCGCCTTCTTTGGGGTTTGCATGACCACTTTTGGCTTGTGTCCTCTCTTTTTAGCCAGCGCAATGGCTATTGAGAGGGCCTTGGCCATTATTGCGCCTCACTGGTACTCGCATTACATGAAAACCAGTGTGACCAAGCAGGTCCTGGTCATCATTTGGTGTCTGGTTTTGCTCTTTGCCTTGTTGCCCATTGCTGGTGTTGGGGAGTACACGTTGCAGTGGCCAGGCACTTGGTGCTTCATAAATACTGGTGACAAGGACGTAACGGGAAATACGTTTTTTGCCACAACCTTTGCAGCACTGGGGATATTTTCACTGCTGGTCACCTTGTCATGTAATGTGGTGACCATTCGTGCACTGGTTACAAGGTGCAAAACCAAGTCAAGCTCGACCCAGTCATCAAAGCAGTGGGAGAGGTTGACAACAGAGACTGTTATTCAGTTGATGGGCATTATGTGTGTGCTGTTGACATGCTGGTCACCTCTACTG GTCCTTATGTTAAAGATGATCTTGACTCACACATCCTCTCACCATTGCTATTCTGCTGGATCTCTGTCACCCCAGGAATTGCAGAAGGACTGTAATTTCTTTCTGACAGCCATACGGCTGGCCTCACTCAATCAGATTCTGGATCCATGGGTTTACCTGCTCCTAAGAGAGATTCTCCTGAGGAAGTTCTGCCAGGTGGCCAGCGCAGTTTCCAAGTGCTCACTGGACGTGCAGAAACAAACTCAGTGTCCTCTGGATGTCCAAAATAAAAAGGCCATTCAGAACGATGATGTTCACAAACAATCCCTGAACGTGGAAAACAGTATCTTGAACGTGGGATGTGAAGAACAGTGA
- the zranb2 gene encoding zinc finger Ran-binding domain-containing protein 2 isoform X1 — MSGKSFRVSDGDWICPDKKCGNVNFARRTSCNRCGREKTTEAKMMKAGGTEIGKTLAEKSRGLFSANDWQCKTCGNVNWARRSECNMCNTPKYAKLEERTGYGGGFNERENLVYNEREESDGEYDEFGRIKKKFRGKTKKDSDKKEEPKKVDQDDEEEDDDDEDGDLSKYKLDDDDEDDDDDDDDEDDADLSKYDLDDGDEKKGSHSGSSRSSSRSSSSSSRSRSRSRSRSSSSSRSRSRSRSKSRSSSRSGKGSASSKKRSRSPSSSPEGGQKRSRSRSSSGGRKKRRARSHSSERFGVTHGVLDTRRPSALYTGLSDKTVHD, encoded by the exons ATGTCGGGGAAGAGTTTTCGCGTTAGCGACGGAGACTGGATTTGTCCTGATAAAAA GTGTGGAAATGTCAACTTTGCAAGAAGAACGAGTTGTAATCGATGTGGAAGGG AGAAGACGACTGAAGCAAAGATGATGAAAGCAGGGGGGACAGAAATAGGAAAGACCCTGGCAGAGAAGAGCAGGGGTCTCTTCAGTGCAAACGACTGGCAGTGCAAAAC TTGTGGCAATGTAAACTGGGCCAGAAGGTCAGAGTGCAACATGTGTAACACTCCTAAATATGCCAAACTGGAGGAAAGGACAG GATACGGCGGAGGGTTTAACGAAAGAGAAAATTTAGTCTACAATGAGCGAGAGGAGTCTGATGGTGAATATGAtgag TTTGGGCGCATAAAAAAGAAGTTTCGTGGGAAAACCAAGAAGGATAGTGATAAAAAGGAGGAACCAAAAAAAGTTGATCAAGACGATGAGGAAGAGGATGACGATGATGAAGATGGAGATCTTTCCAAATACAAACTTGAT gATGACGACgaggacgatgatgatgatgatgatgatgaagatgatgcagATTTGTCCAAGTATGATTTGGATGACGGTGACGAGAAGAAAGGGAGTCATTCGGGATCCTCACGCTCCTCTTCACGCTCGTCCAGTTCAAGTTCCCGGTCTAGGTCCAG ATCCCGCTCCAGAAGCTCATCCAGCTCCAGATCTCGCTCTCGATCCAGGTCCAAATCCAG ATCCAGCTCCAGATCAGGAAAGGGTTCTGCATCCTCAAAGAAGAGGTCTCGCTCTCCATCGTCATCACCTGAAGGAGGCCAGAAGAGGAGTCGTTCCAGATCCTCCTCTGGTGGCCGCAAAAAAAGACGTGCACGATCTCACTCGTCTGAAAGGTTTGGTGTAACACATGGTGTCCTGGATACCAGGCGTCCTTCTGCTTTATACACTGGACTCAGTGATAAAACAGTTCATGATTGA